DNA sequence from the Halorussus sp. MSC15.2 genome:
TTCGGAGTGGTCCCCGCACCGTGGTAGCGGATAGTTCGGACCTGCTACCGCGTACAGCAGTCGCTTAACCCGACGACTCGGCGGTAGCGCTGGCGTTCGCCGAAGCGCGACTCGACCGACGAAGCGGACTCGGTCCCCGAGCGCACTTCGACAGCCGGAAGTGGAGACTCGTCACCCGAAACCAGACGCTTCGGCTGATGAGACGTTGGTCCGGACGGAAATCACAGACTGCTTGACTCGTTAACCGTTCTGTGTCGTCGGCCTAAGCGCCCGACAACAATACGCCGCGAACGCATACTCCGGCCGAGAGCGGTCGCGGAGAACCCGACCGCGGGAGACCGATGTCGAGCAACCACAACACCGTCGTCCTCGGCTTCGATGCGCTGGACTTCAACTACCTCGACGCCTTCGAGTCGTCGCTGCCCAACTTCGCGTCGCTGCGCGAATCGGGGGTCGAGGCACCGCTGGAATCGACCTTCCCGCCGTGGACCGGGAGCGCGTGGCCGTCGATGTACACCGGGACCGACCCGAGCCATCACGGCACCTACGGCTTCTTCCACCACACCGACGGCTACCCAAGCGACGACGTGCTGGTCACGCGCGACCACGTCCGGGAACCGGCCATCTGGAACTATTTGACCGCGATATCGGAACCCGTCGTCGTGCTGAACGTCCCGGTCACGCACCCCGCCGAACCCGTCGAGGGCGTCCTCGTCCCGGGGTATCTCGCCCACGAGGAGGACGCGGGCTATCCCGAGGGCGTCCGGGACGAACTCTCCGAGGCCATCGGCGAAGAGTACCGAATCTACTCCGAGGCCGAGACCAGCGAGGACTGCGACGACAAGGAGGGGAGTTCGCTCGACCTGATTCGGATGCGCGGGGAGGCCGCCGAGTACCTGCTGACCGAGTACGACTGGCGGGTCGCGGTCGTGCAGGTCCAGAAGACCGACACCGTCTTCCACGACTTCGACGACCGCGAGGCGTTCCGCCGGGCGTACGAGCGCGCCGACGAGGTCCTCGGCCGGGTGCGAGCGGCCGCGGACGACGCCAACGTCGTGGTCTGTTCGGACCACGGCATGGGTCGGGTGGACGGCTACACCGTCTACGTCAACGAGATTCTCCGGAACGCCGGGTTCGTCGAGACCACCACCGACTCGTCGGGACCGAGCCTGATGACCGAGAAGGCGACCCTGACCGGGACGGCGTCGGACAGCGACGGGTCGGCGGCCGCGTCCGGAGGCGGTCCGTCGGTCACCGGACAGGTCGTCTCGGCCGCGACGGCCACGCTCGACCGGGTCGGGGTCTCCCCGGGCGACGCCTACGCGCTGGCGACGCGGCTGGGTCTCGGGGGGGTTCCTCTCGAACGTTCTCTCCTACGAGGCGGTGTCGGCCGCCAGCGAGGGCGTGGATTGGGCCGAATCGACGGCCTACTGCCGGAGCATCGAACTCGGGGCGCGGGTGAATCTGGCGGGCCGCGAACCCGAGGGCGTCGTCACGCCCGAGGAGTACGAGCAGGTCCGCGACGACCTGATTCGGACGCTCTCGGACCTCCGCACGCCCGACGGCGACCCCGTCTTCGAGTGGGTCAAACGGCGCGAGGAGGTGTACGACGGTCCCTTCGCGGAGTACGCCTGCGACGTGCTGTTCATGCCAGCCGACATGAACCACGTCCTCAGCACGAACCTCATCGGACAGGAGTTCGTGCCGGTGAACGACCACGACCACAAGCGCGACGGGGTGTTCCTCGCCGCGGGTCCGGCGTTCGAGGACGCCAGCGCCGGGTCCGTCCCCGACCGCCTCTCGCTCACCGACGTGGCCCCGATAGCGATGGCTGCCGCGGGTCTCGACGTGCCCGCCCGGATGACCGGCGAGGTGCCCGAGGACCTGCTCTCGGAGTCGGTCGCGCGGGCCGACTACGGCGAGGTCCCCTTCGGCAGCGACGACTCGCGGGGCGACGGCCCGGCCGACGACGGGTCGGTCGAGGAGCGTCTGAGCGACCTCGGCTACATCTGAGCGGTCCGCGACTTCTGGCCTCCCTGCGGTCGTCGCGTGCTGGCGCAATCGCCGTGCCGTGCGGTCTTCAGTTGCTCAAGCAGTAATCAGCTTCTTGCTCTCGTTCTACGAACGTCGTTCTCCGGCCTCCAGCACTACGTCACCGTCTTGATTCCTCACCTCCGTCTCACGCCGCTTCCTCCACCTCGGCGGCTAACCCGTCCAGCAGGTACTCCGCGGAGGCGCGGGTCGTCGCCATCGGCACGTCGTGGACGTCGCAGAGTCGCAGGAGCGCGGTGATGTCCGGTTCGTGGGCCTGCGCGGTCAGCGGGTCGCGCAGGAACACGATACCGTCGATGTCGCCCTCGACCACCTCCGCACCGATTTGAGTGTCGCCGCCGATGGGACCGGACTCCTTGCGCTCGACGTCGAGACCGATTTCGTCGGCGATTCGCTCACCGGTCGTGCCCGTGGCGACGAGGTCGAAGGTCGATAGCAGCGACTCGTACTCCCGGGCGAGCGACACGATGACTGGCTTTTCGTCGTCGTGGGCGATGAGTGCGACGCGAGGCATACCGACCCGTTATCGCGCAGGACGAAAAGCGTACTCGCGGGGTCAGATATTGACTGCGCCGAGCGCCGACGGAGTTCGGGACGTTCGGAGGCGCGTCTGGGCCGGACGGCGCTCGCGTTCAGCAGGACCCGTCCGTGGTGAGTTCGGTGGTCTTCACCGTCGCGGACTCGCTGACGACCGCCTCGCCGCTCACGTCGATGGTCGAGTTACTGACCGAACAGCCCTCGGCGTCGGTGACCGAGATGCCGTCACGGGACCCGCGAGGGTGCTGGATGCAGACGTTCTCGAACTGGCAGTCGTCGCGGCCGTTGGCGCGCACCGCTCTCCCGTCGCTCGCGGTGCCGGAGATGCGGAGACCCCGCGCCCTGAACCGCGTCCGCTTCGGGAGCGCGCCCATACTCGGGACGGTCTGGCCCTGCATGCTCTCGATGGGGTCCCGGACGTTGACCGCGAGGGTGTCGGCGTCGGTCCGAATCCGGGTGTTCTCCACGACGGCCTCGCCGAACTGCTGGCCGACGACGATACCGCCGGAACTGTAGGTGCCGGTGAGGTCGGTGATGGCGATGTCGCAGTCGCGGATGCGGACGCTGCCGCCCTCCTCGGCCCAGATACCGCGCATGTTCGGCTTGTGCTGGGGCTGTTTGGGGTTGTCCACGCGCACGGTCACGCCGCGGACCAGCGCGCCGTTCGTCCCGCCGCCGACCCGGACCTGCTCGATGCCGTTGTTGGCGTAGTACCCCCCGAGGACCCGGAGCGGGCCGGAGTGGTACGCCGCGTACAGTCCCTCGCGCCAGTGCTCGATTCGGCAGTCCCGAAAGGTGAGTCGGCCGACGCTGTCGGGGAACACGTAGAGGGCGTGGCCGTTGGTAGAGCCGTCGGGGAGCGAGAGGTTCTCGAACCGGAGGTCGGCGTTCGGGTCCGCGGCGGCGACCTCGAAGGCCGTCCGAGGTGCGCGTCGGTGCCCGCGGACCGTCACGTCCTTCACGGCGTTGGTACCGCCGCTCACCGAGATGTGCGACACCGGCGCGACGTTGTCGCCGCGACAGTCGATGGTGAACCCCGCGAACAGGAGTTCGCGGAGGTCGCCCCACATCAGCCAGTAGTTGACGTCCTTCGGCGGGACGAGCGCGGCGTCCTCGCCGACGATGCCGAGGTTCCGGTAGCCGGTCACTCGCCACTCGTCGAGTCGGTAACGGCCCGACGGGAAGTAGAGCAAGGTGTCGTCGCCGACGTGCTCTTCGAGAATTGGATTTATCGGCTCTCCGCCCGAGGCGTCCGCGCCCGCCTCCGCGACGTTCACGACCGTCCCGTAGTCGGCCGCCTCGACGAGGTCGTTGGTGGTCTGGGTCGGGTCGGTCTCCGTCCGAGTCGCCGTCTCGGCAGTCGCACCCGTGGTCGTCTCCGTGCGTCGAGCCGTGGTCTCTCGGGTCGTGGTATCGGGGGCGAACTCGCCGCACCCCGCGAGCGACCCGGCGACGACGGTCGCTCCGGCGGCGCGGAGCCACGCACGTCTCGTCGGCGGACTCTCGTCGTCGTTCACGCGGGTAGGTCCGTCCCTCGAAACCATTGTTATAGGTGGCCTGAGGCGGGCTACGCCGTCGCTTCGAGCGCAGTAAGCGTGCTACAGTGGACCAAGGGCCAGTCGAGTCCCGGAGGTCGGCCGCCGGTCAGCGCGGTTCTTCGGCAGGGCGACTCACCCGTACCCGCGACCAGACGGACCGGAGCGGCGGCGTGCCGTCGTACAGCCACAGCGCCACCACCGACGCGAGCAGGCCGAGTTCGACCGCGACGTACGCCGATATCGCGCCGCTGGCCAGTTCGGTCACGTACCGCGCGAACAGCGTCCGGACCATGTCGAGGAACCCCACGCCCGTCTCGGTCCCGGACGCCGGAATCGCTGGCCAGAACAGGAATCCGTAGCTGGGTTCGCTCCCGACGAGTAGCGGGAAGAAGGCGTCTGCCGGGAGGTGGCTGAGGTAACCGAACGCGAACGCCGCGCCGACGCTCCGACGGTCGAACGCCGCCGCCACCGTGACCGCGAGCGCCGCGACCGGCAGCGCCGCGAACAGCGAGTGGGCCAGCGAGTGGCCCGAGGGCAGGACGCCGAGCGTCCACGCCAGCGGCTTGTCCACGAGGTCCGGAAACTGCGTGCCGAGCGCTAACGCCGCGACCGGCCACGCCCGCGGCGCGCGACGACAGAGCGCGTGGACCAGAAGCGAGTAGCAGAGGTAGCCGACGGCGAGGTGTTCCCACGGCCACATGGATTAGTGATTGTCCATCAGAATCGGTGATAGTGTCTCGGGAGTCGTCACGCGGACACGTTCACCCAGACGTGGACGTTGCGATAGGCGTTCTCGGTGGTCGGGTCCGCCGGCGGGTCGCCCTCGTAGACGAGGTAGACCAGTCGGAGGTCCTCGCCGGTCATCGTCGGCGTCACCTCGTGGGTGGTCCGCCACTCCTGACCCGCGCCGACGGTCGGCGTGAACGTCGCCAGCGTCCGGTCCTCTACCACCTTCGCGCCGCCGTCGTCGGCCTGCCTGACCCGTTGGAGTTCGACCACGACCGAGTAACTCGTCTGCTCGCCCTCCTGGTTCGCCAGTTCGACCACCAGCGGTCGGCTCTCGCCGCGTTCGAAGTTCTCCGGGTAGTCGTCCGCGACGAGTTCGCCGGTCTCGTTCTGGGAGAGCAGCGAGACGCCGGTGAACTCCTGACTGTCACCCGGCGCGGCCACCGCGTAGCCGACGGCGGCCACGGCGACGACGACGGCGGCCGCGAGACCGACGTTGACCGCCCTGTCGGCCAGCGACCCCGTGGAGACGGCCCGCCGACCGCCGTCGGCCCACGCCCGAATCGAGAGCGCGAACCGGCGGTCGGCCGGACGCCGGAGGCGGCGCACCCCGGCCGCGGCGGAGAGGGAGACCGTCAGCGCCGCCACCGAGAGCAGGACGGTTCCCGGGTCGATGGCCCACGGCGAGACCGCGAGCGCGACGCCGAGTATCGGGAGTACCGCCAGACTGAGACCGAACCCGAGCGCCGCGCGCTCGGTCTCGACGAGTCCGTGTTGACGGACGGCGGCGAGCGTCCGACCGACCGCGGCGTCGTCCGGCGTCGCACCGGGGAACAGCAGCGCGACGAGCGCGTAGCCCGGTGCGAACAACACCAGCGGGAGACCGACTGCGACCCCCAGCGGCGACCCGTACACGCCGGGTCGGGACAGGAGCGCGACCGCGACCACGGCGTACCCGACGATAGCGAGCAGGTCGAGCGGGAGCGTCGGGCGGGCGAGGCGGTCCACGAGCGTCTCGTCTGTCGTTCCGTGACTCATGGGTCGTCCGGGGAGGCGGCGACGTTCGTCCGAGACTGACCGAGGAGAGTTCGACGGCTCATTACACCCGGCCAACGCTGGATTGCTACTTTGTTATCACCCGACTGTCGGAGTACAACGCGACGTTACTCCCGGCCGAAGGACGAATCGCCGGACGCGGCGCTGCCGACCGGCGATTCGCGAAACGCTACGAGCCGGGTTCAGGTGCGGCCTACGCGGGCGACAACTCGCGTATAACAAAGCCCCGAACGGCGGTACCTCCCCGATAACCCTCGCTCGGGCGGTCCCCGTCCGGCGAGAACGCTTCAACGTCGGAATAACACGCACTACGGTGAACTACGATGCTCAGGAACGACTACGCAACTCCCGAACGGAGGTACCGAACGTGAAACGAACTGTTCTGGCGACGCTGCTCGCGCTGTTCGTCGTCGCGGCCGCGGTCACCGGACCCGTAACGGCCGCGAGCACGCCCGACGACGCCGGGAACTCGTCGGGACCCTCTCAGCGCTGGGCGAAGACGGTCGGCGGTGGTGACGACGACAAGCTAGCGACCGGTCTGAAGGTGGACGACGGGTATCTTGTCGTGGGGTGGTCGAACAGTTCGGCGACCGACGGGAAGCACGACGGCTACGTCTCGATGCTCGACCGGACAGGCCAGACGAAGTGGGAGCGTACCTACGGCGGACCGGGGACCGACCGCATCTACGACGTGGTGCAGGTCGAAGACGGCTACCTCGTCGCCGGAATGGAGACCGAGTCCACCGGTCAGGCGTGGAAGGGATGGGTGATGAAACTCGGTCCTCAGGGCGACAAAAAGTGGGAACGGACCTACGGCGACAGCGGTCCGTCGGCGCTCTGGTCGCTCACGCGCTCGGACGGGAAAGTGTACGTCGGGGGCTGGCAGGACGACCGCGGGTCCGCCGAGGGATGGCTGATGGAACTCTCCTCGGACGGGGACGAGGTCTGGAGCGAGACCTACGAGACGCGCCGCTCGGGGGCCGACGAGTACGTCAACTCGGTGTTCGTGACCGGGAGCGGCGAACTCCTCCTGACCGGGACCACCGAGGGCAGCAGCGTGGACCCGGGCGACGCGTGGGTGATACGCGCCGATAGCCGCGGAGACCTAGAGTGGCAACAGACCTACGGCGGCGGGCAGTTCGACCGCGTCCACGACGCGACCGCGGCGTCCGACGGCGGGTTCGTGCTGGTCGGTCGGACCGCCAGTCGCGGCGCGGGCGGGGAAGACGGCTGGCTGCTCAAGATTCGAGGCGACGGCCAGACCCAGTGGCAGCGAACCTACGGGACCCCCAAGTCCGACGCCTTCTTCGGCATCCACGACGACCCCGACGGCGGGTACGCCGTCTCGGGGACGAAGCACGTCCTCGGAGACTCGGGCGCTGACGGTTGGGTTCTGAAGACCGATTCCGCTGGCAAACGCGACTGGCAGCGGACGTACGGCCAGAACTACTGGGACAAGTTCTGGCCGGTCGTGGAGGGTCACGGCGGGGGCTACCTCGCCGTCGGCGAGTCCACGAGTTACGGCGACAACCGCGACGGGTGGGTCGTCCGGGTCGGCGGTCCCGCGGTCGCGGCCGTCGAGGACGCCGACGCCAACGAGTCCGGAACCACCGTGAGGTTCGAGGACTCGCCGGTGCAGGCCGTCACGCTCGCGGACTCGAACGTCTCGGGAATCCTCGCGGTCGCCGAGCGCACCGACCTGTCCGCGCTCTCGCCGCCCGGCGACCCCCTCTACGCGGTGTCGATGAACGGGTCCGAGGCGGTGACCGACGTGTCGGCCACCGTCGAGTTCGCGGTCCAGAAGAGCGCCGTCGGGACCGACCTCTCGGACGTCCGCGTGGCCCAGCGCACTGCGGAGGGCTGGTCGCTGCGACGGACGACGGTGGTCTCGGAGGCGAACGGCACGGCGATTCTGTCGGCCGAGACCGAGAATGCGAGTACGTTGGCGGTGACGTCCGTGCCCGCGCCGACCGCGAGCATCGACGCCGACGACGCGGTGATGGCGGGCGACACCGTCGAACTGTCCGCGAGCGGTTCGATGGCCGAGAACGCCACGCTGGCGAGCTACGAGTGGTCCGTCGGCGAGCGGTCGGCGACCGGGGAGTCGGCGACCGTCAGCTTCGAGCGCCCGGGCGTGCGCACGGTGAACCTGACGGTCACCGACGAGAACGGTCTCCGCGACACCGCGACGGCGACGCTCGTGGTCAACGACCGGCCGACGGTCAGCGTCCGGACGCCGGACGCCGCGACGGTCGGCAAGGCGAGTAGCTTCTCGGCGAACGTGAGCGACGACGTCGGCGACGTGGCGGTGACGTGGCAGTTCGGCGGCGCGACGGTGACGGGCGAGTCGGTCGAACACAGCTTCGGGTCGGCGGGCACCAAGACTGTCACGGTGGTCGTCGAGGACGAGTACGGTGCGACGGTGACCGAGGAAGTCCAAGTCGAGGTGAGCGCGCAGGACGCCGGTGGAGCGACGACCGATGCCGGGCCGGAGACCGGTGGCGGCGTCCCCGGGTTCGGTCTGGGTGTGTCGCTGGTCGCCTTGCTCGGAGCGGCGCTCCTCGCGGGCCGACTACGGGGCTGAGCGCCGGGTGTATCGCTCCGTTTCAACCGTTTTGGAGGCAGTAAGACGCCCGTAACCTCCCGTTACGAACGGGAGGGTGGCGTATACTAAAGAACCTACCGCGGCTACAACCGAGTACGTCGAAACGAACGACGGTGATTTACCCTGAGTTGGACAATCCCCACGTCAGACCTCGACGAATCGTTCGAAGAGGGAGAAGTCATGTTCGCTGTGGACGACAGCGACGAAGAACGCACGACGGTCATCGCCGACATCTCGAACGACGAAGCGTATCTGGCGATGCCGTTCGACGAGTCGAACACGCTCTCGCAGTGGCGCTGAAGTAACGACCCGCTTTTCCGCCCTTCCACGACTCGGTTCTATTTATCGCGACTGCCCCGAGCAACTGCGCTTCGCTCGGTGACGCGGACGAGCGGACGTGGCTTCTGGGACTGTTCTCGACACCCGCAACCAGAAACTGCTTTTGAGGTCCAGCGCCAACGCGGAGGACATGAACGTCACACTCACGCTCCTCGCACTCCTGACGGGGTTCGTCACGGGCGCGCTGTTCACCTTCCTCGGAATTCCGATGCCCGCGCCGCCCGAACTCCCCGGCGTCGTCGGCATCGTCGGCATCTACGTCGGCTACAAGACGGTCGAATACTTCGACGCGGGCGTGGACCTCCTCTCGATGCTCGGACTCGCGGGATAGACGGCTCTGTTCTCTCTGCGAAACTGTGTGGCCGTCCACGGTCCGGCCAAGGTTCACGTACGAAACCGGGACGAACTCGGACCGGACGCTTCGTGCGGTCCCGGGCGACCGCAGTGCACGCACACTGTGGGACCGCCAGTCCGACTACCCCGAGAGGGCTGTGCCACTAACGGAGACACCGATGTCGAACGTCGTCGCTATCGCTCCCTCCGAACGACGTTCGCGTTCGCTAAAACGAGTCGGCGAGCGACCGCAGAAACGAGCGGACGACCGTGAAAAGGGTCTCGCGGAGACGGCCGCGTCGGTCAGTAGGACCGCTCTTTCGGCTCGTAGGTCTTGTCCTGCCCTTCGAGGATGACCGGCTTGTACCAGAGTTCGGGCGACCCGTCGTTCCACGAGAGCATCGTGTGCTTGAGCCACTCGTCGTCCTTGCGCTCCTGATGTTCCTGCCGCCAGTGTGCGCCGCGGAACTCGTCGCGCGCCAGCGCGCCGAGGGTGATGGCTTCCGCGAGGTCGATGAGGTTGCGGGTCTCGATGGTGTGAATGAGGTCGGTGTTGAACGTCCGCGACGGGTCGTTGACGTACACGTCCTGATACGCCTCGCGGACCTCCCGGATGTCCTCCAGCGCGTCCTTCAGGTTCTCCTCGTTCCGGAAGACGTTGACGTTCTCGGTCATCGACTGCTGGAGTTCGTCGCGGAGTTCGGCGTGCTGGATGCCGTCGTCCTTCTCCATGAGGCGCTCGATACGGGTGCGCTCGCGTTCGATGGTACGCCGGACCGTCTCGTCGGGTTCGACGACCGCCGCACCGCCGTCCGCCACGGCGTCTTCGTCGCCGTCTGCGGCCACGTCGTCGCTCGCCTCGACCGCACCGGGTTCGACGGGGGTGTCGAGACCGTCCTCTTCCTCGATTTCGCCCGTCTTGCCCTTCGTAATCTCGGCCTCGCCGAGGTCCGCACCCGCGGCGTGACGACCGGCGCGCGCGCCGAAGACGATGAGTTCCGGCAGGGCGTTGCCGCCGAGTCGGTTCGACCCGTGGACCGAGACGCAGGCGCACTCGCCCGCGGCGTAGAGACCGTCGATGAGGGTCTCGCCGTTCTCGTCGGTCTCGATGCCGCCCATCTCGTAGTGCTGGCCGGGCTTGACCGGCATCGGCTCTTCGAGACCGTTCACGCCCTCGAAGTCGCGCGCGAGGTGGAGGATGTTCTCCAGTCGGTCGGTGATGCGCTCCTCGCCGAGGTGGCGCATGTCGAGGTAGACGTACTCGTCCTCGACGCCGCGGCCCGCGTTGACCTCCGTCAGTTCCGCGCGCGACACCACGTCGCGGGAGGCGAGTTCGCCGTCGTTGTTCGCGTAGCCGTGCTCGAACATGAAGCGCTCGCCCTCGCTGTTGTAGAGGATGCCGCCCTCACCGCGCACGCCCTCGGAGATGAGGACCCCCGTCGAGGGGAGCGTGGTCGGGTGGAACTGGACGAACTCCATGTCTTCGAGCGGGACGCCCGCGCGGTAGGCCATCGCGGCACCGTCGCCGGTGTTGGCGACCGCGTTGGTGGTGTGGTCGTACACCTGTCCGGTGCCGCCCGTCGCGAGGATGACGCCGTTTCGGGCCTTGAAGCCCTCGACCTGTCCGGTCTTGATGTCGTAGGCGACGACGCCGTGACACTCGCGGTCGGCCGGGTCGTCGTGGTCGGTGACCGCGAGGTTCGAGACGTACCACTCGTCGTACACCTGAATGCCTCGCTTGACCACCTGCTCGTACATCGTGTGGAGCATGTGGTGGCCGGTCTCGGCCCCCGCGTAGGTCGTCCGGGCGAAGGAGAGTCCGCCGAACGGTCGCTGGGAGACTCGGCCGTCGTCCTCGCGGGAGAACGGCATCCCCCAGTTTTCGAGTTGGATGGTCTCCTCGGGGCTGTCCTGCGCGAGGGTTTCGATTGCGGGGGCGTCTCCGAGGTAGTCCGACCCCTTCATCGTGTCGTAGGCGTGGAGTTCCCAGTCGTCGCCCTCGCGGAGCGCCGCGTTGATACCGCCTTCGGCCGCGCCGGTGTGGCTCCGAACCGGGTGGAGCTTCGTGACGATTGCCACGTCGGCACCCTCCTCGTGGGCCGCGATGGCCGCTCGGAGTCCGGCACCGCCGCCGCCGATTACCAGAACGTCGTGTTCGTGCATAGTTGCTAATCTCTTACCAGAATTTCAGGTTCTGTTTGACCGCTTCCCGCTTGAGTTCCTGAATGTGCTCGGTCAGCGGGATGTCTTTCGGACAGACGTTCGTGCAGGAGAACTGGGTCTGGCACCGCCAGACGCCGTGCTCTTGGTCCATCACGTTCATCCGGTGTTCCTTCATGTTCTCGCCCTCGCGCTCGTCCATGGCGAACCGGTAGGCCTTGTTGATGGCCGCCGGACCGAGGTACTGGTTGTCCCCGGCCGCGATGTTACACGAGGACATGCAGGCACCGCACCAGATGCACCGCGTGGACATCTTGATTTTCTCGCGGTTCTCGCGAGTCTGTCGGTACTCTTCGAGGTCGCCCTCGGACTCCTCGTCGGGTTGGAAGAACGGCTCGACCGCGTGCATCTGGTCGTAGAAGTGCTCCATGTCCACGACGAGGTCCTTCACCACGTCCTGATGCGGGAGCGGTTCGACCCGGACCGGCTCTTCGAGGTCCGAAATCTGGGTCTGACAGCCGAGTCGCTGTCGGCCGTTGATGAACAGCGCGTCCGACCCGCAGACCGCCTGTCGGCACGAGTGGCGGAACGTCAGCGTGGTGTCGTAGCGGTCGCGGGCGTAGATGAGTGCGTCGAGGACCGTCATCCCCTTCTCGCGGGGGACGGCGAAGTCGTCGAACCGCGGTTCCATCTTGCCCTCGACTTCGGGGTCGTACCGGAACACCTTCAGTCGGAAGCTCTCGCCCTCGACGTCGGCGGGCGCGCCGGACACCGACTGCTGGCGCTTGGCGTCGCGGTCGGCCCGTCGCTGGTCGCCCTTCGACGCGCCTTCCTGTTCGACCGACGACTCGGCCTCGTGTTCTGCGCTCTCGGTTCTCCCTCGGTCTTCTTCTGGTAGTTGCGTGCTCATATTACATCACTCCCGACATGACGAACGCGAGGTAGACACCCTGTGCCGCCAGCGCGAGACCGGCGATAGCGAGGACGCCTTTCACCGCGGTCTTCTTGGTGCCGGTCAGGCCCTGATTCAGCAGCGCGGCGTAGACGCCGTTCACGCCGTGGAACGTCGCGGTTAGCAGGAAGAGTATCATCGTCGCGAGGTAGCCCCACTGCTCCATGCGAGCGGTCGTCCCGGCGAACGTCACCTCGGAGGCGTGGTGGACGAAGTGGAGGAGGAAGAAGTGGAACGCCAGCACCACGACGAGGAACGCCGCCGTCACGCGCTGGAGCAGCCACGAGAGGCTCCCGCTCCGGAACGAGGAGTAGCGTTCGGCCATCTCAGAACGCCCCCTCGAGGAACGACGGGATGCTCGCCAACACGATGACACCCGTAACTATCAACGATGCGTAGAAGCTCTTGTCCTGCGATTCGAGTCCGAGTCCGAGGTCCACGAACAGCAGGCGGACGCCGTTCAGAATGTGGAAGACGGCGACCGCCAGCAGGCCGACCTCCATGACCCGGACGAGGAGCAGGCTCTCAAGCCCCTGAATCGTGTCCGTGTACGCGCTCGCACCGGACGTGGCGGTACTCAGCACGGCGATGTGGGTGAACAGGTAGCCGACGAGTACCCATCCGGTGAACTTGTGGAATATCCAGGCCCACATCCCGGCCGTGAACTCCCGCCACCGGCCGAAGTCTTCGACGAGGCCTCGATTGTACGATTGACTCATACTTGTCCGTTCGG
Encoded proteins:
- a CDS encoding succinate dehydrogenase/fumarate reductase iron-sulfur subunit; the protein is MSTQLPEEDRGRTESAEHEAESSVEQEGASKGDQRRADRDAKRQQSVSGAPADVEGESFRLKVFRYDPEVEGKMEPRFDDFAVPREKGMTVLDALIYARDRYDTTLTFRHSCRQAVCGSDALFINGRQRLGCQTQISDLEEPVRVEPLPHQDVVKDLVVDMEHFYDQMHAVEPFFQPDEESEGDLEEYRQTRENREKIKMSTRCIWCGACMSSCNIAAGDNQYLGPAAINKAYRFAMDEREGENMKEHRMNVMDQEHGVWRCQTQFSCTNVCPKDIPLTEHIQELKREAVKQNLKFW
- a CDS encoding succinate dehydrogenase; protein product: MAERYSSFRSGSLSWLLQRVTAAFLVVVLAFHFFLLHFVHHASEVTFAGTTARMEQWGYLATMILFLLTATFHGVNGVYAALLNQGLTGTKKTAVKGVLAIAGLALAAQGVYLAFVMSGVM
- the sdhC gene encoding succinate dehydrogenase, cytochrome b556 subunit, producing the protein MSQSYNRGLVEDFGRWREFTAGMWAWIFHKFTGWVLVGYLFTHIAVLSTATSGASAYTDTIQGLESLLLVRVMEVGLLAVAVFHILNGVRLLFVDLGLGLESQDKSFYASLIVTGVIVLASIPSFLEGAF